The genomic region CCATCCGATATATTGATCTTCAGCAAAGATAATATTTCTCCCAAAGAAGATATAGTCTCGCACTGTCTTCCGGTCTGACTGATGTCCGATATCCCTGCATTCGGAGAATCATTATCGAAATCAAGGTTGTTCTTATCCGCGCCCTGTCTCTTTATCAGTACGGGTATGATGCCGGCGGCATTAGCGGCATCAACATCCACATCCGCGTCACCCACATAGACCACTTCATCCGGAAAAAGCCCGGTAGCGGCTAAAGCAGGATTGAAAATATCCGGATGCGGTTTCTTTACTCCAACCTCTCCGGAAATGATGATAGTCTTAAAAAGACAATCCAAACCGTATATTGAAAGATACTTGCGAACATGGCGAGGATGGTCAAAATTACTTACCAGTCCAAGTATCCTGCCCTCTTGCAGGAGTTCCTTCAATACAGGAACAGCGTCCTGATCAAGTTCGATCGACTCCTGCCATTTGCCGGCAATCAGGTCGGCAATAGAGGCAATATCCTTATCACTTGCTTTGATTTCAAGGGAGGTACATAA from Candidatus Aegiribacteria sp. harbors:
- a CDS encoding HAD family hydrolase yields the protein MREFFGEIEPALSEQNLTVFEKRIRSLCTSLEIKASDKDIASIADLIAGKWQESIELDQDAVPVLKELLQEGRILGLVSNFDHPRHVRKYLSIYGLDCLFKTIIISGEVGVKKPHPDIFNPALAATGLFPDEVVYVGDADVDVDAANAAGIIPVLIKRQGADKNNLDFDNDSPNAGISDISQTGRQCETISSLGEILSLLKINISDGKFDRGAHNSRETVK